The Longimicrobium sp. genome contains a region encoding:
- the tssF gene encoding type VI secretion system baseplate subunit TssF → MRGRGESDLLSYYQAELTDLREAGAEFARTHPRVARRLELGGDESPDPHVERLIESFAYLTARIQQQLDDEFPDAAAALLGVLYPHYTAPIPSTTVARFRVAEGQGKLTTGHRIRRGTPLVAHTPDGLLCRFRTCYPVTLWPLEVKYAGIESADRVAAPRGTQTILRIRMRGWGDPPARPDTLRFYLGDELRGAAALYELLFAHAGGVYVREGEEGPLIPLPADSLRPVGFRRDEAMLYAPEHAHPGYRLLQEYFANPRKFLFAEFANLAGAVPPGAEWELIVPLRRQAPDWLRVTAESFQLGCTPIINLFDRLTEPIRLDERRSEYRLVPDVRRMATTEVHTILKVSSSSDPKHEAGKYQPLYSFSHGSPARAYWHSRRVPSPIRSVGGTEVLLSFVDLDFNPALPAERTVWAHTLCTNRHLAVQLPPGHFLQIEESAPLHAVTVLHTPTPQRDPPMAGATLWRLVSQLSLNHLSLEGPAGLRSLQETLRLYNGAYGSPGSEQQASGVTAIDCRRVVRRAGHGEWRGMCRGTEITLTFDETCFAGTRAFLLASVLRHFLGLYAPINSFTQTIARGPEAGEEWKTWPPLTGEQSVL, encoded by the coding sequence GTGAGGGGGCGCGGCGAGAGCGACCTCCTCAGCTACTACCAGGCCGAGCTCACCGACCTGCGCGAGGCGGGGGCGGAGTTCGCGCGCACCCACCCCCGCGTGGCGCGGCGCCTGGAGCTGGGCGGCGACGAGTCGCCCGACCCGCACGTGGAGCGGCTGATCGAGTCGTTCGCGTACCTCACCGCGCGCATCCAGCAGCAGCTGGACGACGAGTTCCCCGATGCGGCGGCGGCGCTGCTGGGGGTGCTCTACCCGCACTACACGGCACCCATTCCGTCCACCACGGTGGCGCGCTTCAGGGTGGCGGAGGGGCAGGGGAAGCTGACCACGGGGCACCGCATCCGCCGCGGGACGCCGCTGGTGGCGCACACGCCGGACGGCCTCCTCTGCCGCTTCCGCACCTGCTACCCGGTCACGCTCTGGCCGCTCGAGGTGAAGTACGCCGGCATCGAATCCGCCGACCGGGTGGCGGCGCCGCGCGGCACCCAGACCATCCTGCGCATCCGCATGCGCGGCTGGGGCGATCCCCCGGCGCGGCCGGACACCCTGCGCTTCTACCTTGGCGACGAGCTGCGCGGCGCCGCGGCGCTGTACGAGCTCCTCTTTGCCCACGCGGGCGGCGTGTACGTGCGCGAGGGCGAGGAGGGACCGCTGATCCCGCTCCCCGCCGATTCGCTGCGCCCCGTCGGCTTCCGGCGCGACGAGGCGATGCTGTACGCCCCCGAGCACGCGCACCCCGGCTACCGCCTGCTGCAGGAGTACTTCGCCAACCCGCGCAAGTTTCTCTTCGCCGAGTTCGCGAACCTGGCCGGGGCGGTGCCGCCGGGCGCGGAGTGGGAGCTGATCGTGCCGCTGCGCCGCCAGGCACCGGATTGGCTGCGCGTAACCGCGGAGTCGTTCCAGCTCGGGTGCACCCCCATCATCAACCTCTTCGACCGCCTCACCGAGCCGATCCGCCTGGACGAGCGGCGCTCGGAGTACCGCCTGGTGCCGGACGTGCGCCGCATGGCGACCACGGAGGTGCACACCATCCTCAAAGTGTCGTCCTCCAGCGATCCCAAGCACGAGGCGGGGAAGTACCAGCCGCTCTACTCCTTTTCGCACGGCAGCCCGGCGCGCGCGTACTGGCACTCGCGGCGCGTCCCCAGCCCCATCCGCAGCGTGGGGGGAACGGAGGTGCTGCTCTCCTTCGTGGACCTGGACTTCAACCCCGCCCTCCCGGCCGAGCGCACGGTGTGGGCGCACACGCTGTGCACCAACCGCCACCTGGCGGTGCAGCTTCCGCCGGGGCACTTCCTGCAGATCGAGGAGTCGGCGCCGCTGCACGCCGTCACCGTGCTGCACACCCCCACGCCGCAGCGCGACCCGCCCATGGCCGGCGCCACGCTGTGGCGCCTCGTATCGCAGCTCTCGCTCAATCACCTGTCGCTGGAGGGGCCCGCGGGGCTGCGCTCGCTGCAGGAGACGCTGCGGCTGTACAACGGCGCCTACGGCAGCCCCGGCTCGGAGCAGCAGGCCTCGGGCGTCACGGCCATCGACTGCCGCCGCGTGGTGCGCCGCGCCGGGCACGGCGAGTGGCGGGGGATGTGCCGTGGCACCGAGATCACCCTCACCTTCGACGAGACCTGCTTCGCCGGCACGCGCGCCTTTCTGCTGGCCTCCGTGCTGCGCCACTTCCTGGGGCTGTACGCGCCCATCAACTCGTTCACCCAGACCATCGCGCGCGGACCCGAGGCGGGCGAGGAGTGGAAGACATGGCCGCCGCTGACGGGCGAGCAGAGCGTCCTGTAG
- the tssG gene encoding type VI secretion system baseplate subunit TssG, which translates to MAAADGRAERPVADLLFDRGEAGGWEFWQAVRLLEGLRDRQRPGARRAVRFSSHVGLAFPTTDIASITEATDEDGNPVEGAPPRMSVHFMGLAGVMGPLPHPFTELVLERSSRSNPALRDFLDLFNDRLLRLAYGVRKKNRIALSLSPPEGTEVARALFPLAGLGAPSLRRRMEPEGVPDAGVLAHAGLLAQHPRSMAGLEGMLSSHFGVRIRGRQFEGRWLPVEPDQHTRIGPGGRNNRLGSDAMLGTRFWDQSAAFQLHVGPLTLAQYRAFLPDGHAHRPLRELTRFYAGADLDFTARLVLDAGEVPSSTLKRGAEPRLGWTSWLGRTSLPAAKVIKMRAP; encoded by the coding sequence ATGGCCGCCGCTGACGGGCGAGCAGAGCGTCCTGTAGCCGACCTCCTCTTCGATCGCGGAGAGGCGGGCGGCTGGGAGTTCTGGCAGGCCGTCCGCCTGCTGGAAGGGCTCCGCGACCGGCAGCGTCCCGGCGCGCGGCGGGCGGTGCGCTTCTCGTCGCACGTGGGGCTCGCATTCCCCACCACCGACATCGCCTCCATCACCGAGGCCACGGACGAGGACGGGAACCCGGTGGAGGGTGCCCCGCCGCGCATGTCCGTGCACTTCATGGGTTTGGCGGGGGTGATGGGTCCGCTTCCGCACCCGTTCACGGAGCTGGTGCTGGAGCGCTCTTCGCGCAGCAACCCCGCGCTCCGCGACTTCCTGGACCTCTTCAACGACCGCCTGCTGCGCCTGGCGTACGGCGTCCGCAAAAAGAACCGCATCGCCCTCTCCCTCAGCCCGCCCGAGGGGACGGAGGTGGCCCGCGCGCTCTTTCCGCTGGCCGGGCTCGGCGCGCCCAGCCTGCGCCGCCGCATGGAGCCGGAGGGGGTGCCGGATGCGGGGGTCCTAGCGCACGCCGGGCTCCTGGCGCAGCACCCACGCTCCATGGCGGGGCTGGAGGGGATGCTCTCCAGCCACTTCGGCGTGCGCATCCGCGGGCGGCAGTTCGAGGGGCGCTGGCTCCCCGTGGAACCCGATCAGCACACGCGCATCGGCCCCGGCGGCCGCAACAATCGCCTGGGAAGCGACGCGATGCTCGGCACGCGCTTCTGGGACCAGTCCGCCGCCTTCCAGCTCCACGTAGGCCCGCTGACGCTGGCGCAGTACCGCGCCTTCCTGCCGGACGGCCACGCGCACCGCCCCCTGCGCGAGTTGACGCGCTTCTACGCGGGCGCGGATCTGGACTTCACGGCCCGCCTCGTGCTGGACGCGGGCGAAGTCCCCAGCTCCACTCTCAAGCGCGGCGCCGAGCCGCGCCTGGGGTGGACGAGCTGGCTGGGCCGGACTTCGCTTCCCGCGGCCAAGGTGATCAAGATGAGGGCACCCTGA
- a CDS encoding SGNH/GDSL hydrolase family protein, whose translation MDELAGPDFASRGQGDQDEGTLRFLALGDSYTIGEGVAEAERWPVRLAAMLAEQGIRLDPPEIIARTGWTTDELDAAIDAAAPAGAYSLVTLLVGVNNQYRSRSVEEYREHFRFLLARAIGFAGNEARRVLVLSIPDWGVTPFAAGRDRAAIAREIDAFNAIARDEAAHAGARWVDVTPASRAAGARMLVDDGLHPSGAAYEEWARLALPHAVEALRA comes from the coding sequence GTGGACGAGCTGGCTGGGCCGGACTTCGCTTCCCGCGGCCAAGGTGATCAAGATGAGGGCACCCTGAGGTTCCTGGCGCTGGGCGACTCGTACACCATCGGCGAGGGCGTCGCGGAGGCCGAGCGCTGGCCGGTGCGCCTGGCGGCGATGCTGGCGGAGCAGGGCATCCGCTTGGACCCGCCCGAGATCATCGCCCGCACCGGCTGGACGACGGACGAGCTGGACGCCGCCATCGACGCGGCGGCCCCGGCGGGCGCGTACTCGCTGGTCACGCTGCTGGTTGGCGTCAACAACCAGTACCGCAGCCGCTCCGTGGAGGAGTACCGCGAGCACTTCCGCTTCCTGCTGGCGCGCGCGATCGGCTTCGCGGGAAACGAGGCGCGCCGCGTCCTGGTGCTCTCGATCCCGGACTGGGGCGTCACCCCCTTTGCCGCCGGCCGCGACCGCGCCGCCATCGCCCGCGAGATCGACGCCTTCAACGCCATCGCGCGCGACGAAGCCGCCCACGCAGGCGCCCGCTGGGTGGACGTGACCCCCGCCTCCCGCGCCGCCGGCGCGCGCATGCTGGTGGACGACGGCCTTCACCCCTCTGGCGCCGCCTACGAGGAGTGGGCGCGGCTGGCGTTGCCGCACGCGGTGGAGGCGCTGAGGGCGTGA
- the tssE gene encoding type VI secretion system baseplate subunit TssE, whose product MREPGHTRGARALLFDRFFLPQEEAAEGEEPVRVLDREGLHLSVRRELQRLLNTRCPVPAEVAAARPRTVLEYGLADFSHLYTRDAVARGELATEVERAVAAYEPRLRNARATVDDAGSERGLRVSIHAQMVVGDVVEEVSFVELEMTGSYGGGAR is encoded by the coding sequence TTGCGCGAGCCGGGTCACACCCGCGGCGCGCGTGCCCTCCTCTTCGACCGCTTCTTCCTGCCACAGGAAGAAGCGGCCGAGGGGGAGGAGCCCGTGCGCGTGCTGGACCGCGAGGGGCTTCACCTGTCCGTGCGGCGCGAGCTGCAGCGCCTGCTGAACACGCGGTGCCCCGTCCCCGCGGAGGTGGCCGCGGCCCGCCCCCGCACCGTGCTGGAGTACGGCCTCGCCGACTTCAGCCACCTGTACACCCGCGACGCCGTAGCCCGCGGCGAGCTCGCCACCGAGGTGGAGCGCGCGGTGGCCGCGTACGAGCCGCGCCTGCGGAACGCCCGCGCCACCGTGGACGACGCCGGGAGCGAGCGCGGGCTGCGCGTGAGCATCCACGCCCAGATGGTGGTGGGCGACGTGGTGGAGGAGGTGAGCTTCGTGGAGCTGGAGATGACCGGATCGTACGGTGGAGGCGCGCGGTGA
- a CDS encoding type VI secretion system tube protein Hcp: MPDVIMMKIAGVPGTSQLNGFAEQIELMSYSHGVSQQVTGDVSNTERTSGRPIHQDFHVTKYLDKASPLLNQKCCEATNLKTVTITIGRNDAGAVIPLIIYTMEGVVISSVSVGGGGGDKPVESVSLNYASIKWDYTAQKEESGAAGTVSGSWDVGANKVL, translated from the coding sequence ATGCCCGACGTAATCATGATGAAGATCGCAGGCGTACCCGGCACCAGCCAGCTCAACGGCTTCGCGGAGCAGATCGAGCTGATGTCGTACAGCCACGGCGTGTCGCAGCAGGTGACCGGTGACGTGAGCAACACGGAGCGCACCTCCGGGCGGCCCATCCACCAGGACTTCCACGTGACGAAGTACCTGGACAAGGCCAGCCCGCTCCTCAACCAGAAGTGCTGCGAGGCCACCAACCTCAAGACCGTCACCATCACCATCGGCCGCAACGACGCGGGCGCGGTGATCCCGCTCATCATCTACACCATGGAGGGGGTCGTCATCTCCTCCGTGTCGGTGGGCGGCGGCGGGGGCGACAAGCCGGTGGAGAGCGTGTCGCTCAACTACGCCTCCATCAAGTGGGACTACACGGCCCAAAAGGAAGAGAGCGGCGCCGCCGGCACCGTCTCCGGAAGCTGGGACGTGGGCGCGAACAAGGTCCTGTAG
- the tssB gene encoding type VI secretion system contractile sheath small subunit, whose protein sequence is MAGKESTQHWLDRNRPPRVQITYDVETGGASEKKELPLVVGILADLSGNPQATKLKDRKFVEIDSGNLDSVMKQVAPGLELKDAEGSVVANIPPLTGIDDFSPASLVTKVDGLKELFQLRTDLNDLLAKLDGNDALDERLQKLLASADDVKALSEELAKRAPAPAPEPPAA, encoded by the coding sequence ATGGCAGGAAAAGAGAGCACCCAGCACTGGCTGGACCGCAACCGCCCCCCGCGCGTGCAGATCACCTACGACGTGGAGACGGGCGGCGCATCGGAGAAGAAGGAGCTTCCGCTCGTCGTGGGGATCCTGGCCGACCTTTCGGGGAACCCGCAAGCCACCAAGCTCAAGGACCGCAAGTTCGTGGAGATCGACAGCGGCAACCTGGACTCGGTGATGAAGCAGGTCGCTCCGGGGCTGGAGCTGAAGGACGCCGAGGGGAGCGTGGTGGCCAACATCCCGCCGCTCACCGGGATCGACGACTTCAGCCCGGCGAGCCTGGTGACCAAGGTGGACGGGCTCAAGGAGCTCTTCCAGCTGCGCACCGACCTGAACGACCTGCTGGCGAAGCTGGACGGCAACGACGCGCTGGACGAGCGGCTCCAGAAGCTGCTGGCGAGCGCGGACGACGTGAAGGCGCTGAGCGAAGAGCTCGCCAAGCGCGCCCCCGCCCCCGCGCCCGAGCCGCCCGCGGCCTGA
- the tssC gene encoding type VI secretion system contractile sheath large subunit has product MPETKTAGGATAAAGTTSILDQIISEGKLVRDKQNTESAERLLSKFTGEVQSEKIKADGDKHTAALIQERIRQIDEEISRKLDAILHNPKFQELESTWRGLAYLVQNSETGTMLKLRVLNVTKDELAKDLEKAVDVDQSQLFKKLYEAEYGTFGGHPYSVLVGAYDFGRKAPDVAMLGRIASVAGAAHAPFLAAASPALFDLDSFTELGIPRDLRKALDTTEMAEWREFRKSEDSRYVALVLPRFLLRRPYHPVNNPVEGFEYTENVYTNDIHAQEAEYRSDKEKKKDKQRPRVEEPNSFLWGNAAWALAARITDAFAKYKWTAAIRGVEGGGRVAGLPVHTFDTLSGDSAMICPTEVSITDRREKELSDLGFISLVHCKGESYAAFFGGATTQQPVEYLTDSATANARLSASLPYVLAASRFAHYLKVMMRDKVGSFQTRGEIEKYLNGWIAQYVLLNDDAPQSAKARFPLREARVDVTEIGGKPGCYNATVFLRPHFQLEELTASIRLVAELPQPAA; this is encoded by the coding sequence ATGCCCGAGACCAAGACGGCGGGCGGCGCGACCGCCGCTGCCGGCACCACATCGATCCTCGACCAGATCATCAGCGAAGGCAAGCTGGTGCGCGACAAGCAGAACACCGAGTCGGCCGAGCGGCTGCTCTCCAAGTTCACCGGCGAGGTGCAGAGCGAAAAGATCAAGGCGGACGGCGACAAGCACACCGCCGCCCTCATCCAGGAGCGCATCCGCCAGATCGACGAGGAGATCTCGCGCAAGCTGGACGCGATCCTCCACAACCCCAAGTTCCAGGAGCTGGAGTCCACCTGGCGCGGCCTCGCGTACCTGGTGCAGAACAGCGAGACGGGGACGATGCTGAAGCTGCGCGTCCTCAACGTCACCAAGGACGAGCTGGCCAAGGACCTGGAGAAGGCGGTGGACGTCGACCAGAGCCAGCTCTTCAAGAAGCTGTACGAGGCGGAGTACGGCACCTTTGGCGGGCACCCGTACTCGGTGCTGGTGGGTGCGTACGACTTCGGCCGCAAGGCGCCGGACGTGGCGATGCTCGGCCGCATCGCGTCGGTGGCGGGCGCGGCACACGCGCCGTTCCTGGCCGCCGCGTCGCCGGCGCTCTTCGACCTGGACTCCTTTACGGAGCTGGGCATTCCGCGCGACCTGCGCAAGGCGCTCGACACCACCGAGATGGCGGAGTGGCGCGAGTTCCGTAAGAGCGAGGACTCGCGCTACGTGGCGCTGGTGCTGCCGCGCTTCCTGCTGCGCCGGCCGTACCACCCGGTCAACAACCCGGTGGAGGGCTTCGAGTACACCGAGAACGTGTACACCAACGACATCCACGCGCAGGAAGCCGAGTACCGCAGCGACAAGGAGAAGAAGAAGGACAAGCAGCGTCCCCGCGTGGAGGAGCCGAACAGCTTCCTGTGGGGGAACGCGGCGTGGGCGCTGGCGGCGCGCATCACCGACGCCTTCGCCAAGTACAAGTGGACGGCGGCGATCCGCGGTGTGGAAGGCGGGGGCCGGGTGGCCGGCCTCCCGGTGCACACCTTCGACACGCTCTCGGGCGACTCGGCGATGATCTGCCCCACCGAGGTGTCGATCACGGACCGGCGCGAGAAGGAGCTGAGCGACCTGGGCTTCATCTCGCTGGTGCACTGCAAGGGCGAGTCGTACGCGGCCTTCTTCGGCGGCGCCACCACGCAGCAGCCGGTGGAGTACCTCACCGACAGCGCCACGGCCAACGCGCGCCTCTCGGCCTCGCTTCCGTACGTGCTGGCCGCCTCCCGCTTCGCGCACTACCTCAAGGTGATGATGCGCGACAAGGTGGGGAGCTTCCAGACGCGCGGCGAGATCGAGAAGTACCTGAACGGCTGGATCGCGCAGTACGTGCTGCTGAACGACGACGCTCCGCAGTCGGCCAAGGCGCGGTTCCCCCTGCGCGAAGCCCGCGTGGACGTCACGGAGATCGGCGGCAAGCCGGGCTGCTACAACGCCACCGTCTTCCTGCGCCCGCACTTCCAGCTGGAAGAGCTTACGGCGTCGATCCGGCTGGTGGCGGAGCTTCCGCAGCCGGCGGCGTAA
- the secD gene encoding protein translocase subunit SecD yields the protein MALILFAILASSFALYRNYMRDGADGKPARQMVTLGLDLQGGSHYALELDQTGQKLTQAQRDDAIERALTVVRMRVDEMGVAEPLVQKSGKDRIIVELAGLKEGNSAKEVLQKTAFLEFQIVRPLTELQPGLPRIDQAIARAFPAAGKGAASASPANPVGGILQTAPKADSAGRDSAGRDSAGRDSAGDSTAVAANTTTPTSTAATGANAALLSSKLAPGPYGSLQIRKTDEAEVARWLAHPEVQRLLPRGSELLWSIPETEESPELRTLWFVENRPIMTGEHLEDAQAQSDQFGRPVVAFELSRAAGRRFEKATGEHINEQMAIVLDNRVYTAPAIRGQIGSRGQIEMGTSKLEDASALALVLRAGALPAPLKVVEERSIGPSLGADSIQNGKTAGLVGVLIVVGLMILFYKFSGMLAVAALAVYVLFVLGSLAALDAVLTFPGIAGLILSIGMAVDANVLVYERIREELDAGRNVKAAVSEGFRHALSAIVDSNLTTLITAAILYYVGTGPVRGFAVTLALGIIASMFTAIFVTRTFFLAYLQRRPAAQSLSI from the coding sequence GTGGCGCTCATCCTCTTCGCCATCCTGGCGAGCTCGTTCGCCCTTTACCGCAACTACATGCGGGACGGAGCCGACGGCAAGCCCGCCCGGCAGATGGTCACGCTGGGGCTGGACCTCCAGGGTGGGAGCCACTACGCCCTGGAGCTCGACCAGACGGGGCAGAAGCTGACCCAGGCGCAGCGCGACGACGCCATCGAGCGCGCCCTGACCGTAGTGCGCATGCGCGTGGACGAGATGGGCGTGGCCGAGCCGCTGGTGCAGAAGTCGGGGAAGGACCGGATCATCGTGGAGCTGGCCGGCCTCAAGGAAGGGAACAGCGCCAAGGAAGTGCTGCAGAAGACGGCCTTCCTGGAGTTCCAGATCGTGCGTCCGCTGACGGAGCTGCAGCCCGGGCTGCCCCGCATCGACCAGGCGATCGCGCGCGCCTTTCCGGCGGCGGGCAAGGGAGCGGCCTCCGCATCCCCGGCGAACCCGGTAGGCGGCATCCTGCAGACGGCTCCGAAGGCCGACAGCGCGGGCCGCGACAGCGCGGGACGTGACAGCGCGGGGCGTGACAGCGCCGGCGACAGCACGGCCGTGGCGGCGAACACCACGACGCCCACGAGCACGGCGGCCACCGGCGCCAACGCGGCGCTGCTGAGCTCCAAGCTGGCTCCCGGGCCGTACGGCTCGCTGCAGATCCGCAAGACGGACGAGGCCGAGGTCGCGCGCTGGCTGGCGCACCCCGAGGTGCAGCGCCTCCTTCCGCGCGGCAGCGAGCTCCTGTGGAGCATCCCGGAGACGGAGGAGAGCCCGGAGCTGCGCACCCTCTGGTTCGTGGAGAACCGGCCCATCATGACGGGCGAGCACCTGGAAGACGCGCAGGCGCAGAGCGACCAGTTCGGCCGGCCGGTGGTGGCGTTCGAGCTGAGCCGAGCCGCGGGCCGCCGCTTCGAGAAGGCGACCGGCGAGCACATCAACGAGCAGATGGCGATCGTGCTGGACAACCGCGTCTACACGGCGCCCGCCATCCGCGGCCAGATCGGCTCGCGCGGGCAGATCGAGATGGGCACCTCCAAGCTGGAGGACGCCTCGGCGCTCGCGCTGGTGCTGCGGGCCGGCGCCCTTCCCGCGCCGCTCAAGGTGGTGGAGGAGCGCAGCATCGGGCCGTCCCTGGGCGCCGACTCGATCCAGAACGGCAAGACGGCCGGGCTCGTGGGCGTGCTGATCGTGGTCGGGCTGATGATCCTCTTCTACAAGTTCTCGGGGATGCTGGCCGTGGCCGCGCTGGCGGTGTACGTGCTCTTCGTGCTGGGCTCGCTCGCCGCGCTGGACGCCGTGCTGACCTTCCCCGGGATCGCCGGCCTGATCCTGTCGATCGGCATGGCGGTGGACGCCAACGTGCTGGTGTACGAGCGCATCCGCGAAGAGCTGGACGCGGGACGCAACGTCAAGGCCGCGGTGAGCGAGGGCTTCCGCCACGCGCTGTCGGCCATCGTGGACTCCAACCTGACGACGCTGATCACCGCGGCGATCCTGTACTACGTGGGCACCGGCCCGGTCCGCGGCTTCGCGGTTACGCTGGCGCTGGGCATCATCGCCTCCATGTTCACCGCGATCTTCGTGACGCGGACGTTCTTCCTCGCGTATCTGCAGCGCCGGCCGGCCGCGCAGTCCCTCTCCATCTGA
- a CDS encoding TldD/PmbA family protein, with protein MKRREFILRSAGGAALALAPSQLRAAGQLHDDPDYKALTGRALDAARGAGASYADVRITRNRSQSIATRERRITGFDDGETFGFGVRALVNGAWGFAASRDLTLEEVERVARSAASQARASAATLRRPVELAPAEVHRDATWRSPIQTDPFDIPIEEKVAVLLGANEAALRVQGARFVTSSMFFLREEKTYANTDGSYITQTIYRSYPQMNVTAVSADGSDFQTRMSTDVQPMGLGYEHVRASRLAENAPRWAEDAVKKLTAKPVEPGRFDLVLLPSHLFLTIHESIAHPTELDRIMGYEANFAGTSFISPIQDFLGKFRYGPANFNIQAERSAPGSLATVGYDDEGVRPDEYLIVKNGILNDLQTTREQAPLLADWYRQQGKPVRSHGNSYAQSWSDVQFQRMPNVNLMPNPERDVTLDELVGDVQDGILIEGRGSYSIDQQRYNAQFGGQTFHEIRNGKVGGMLKDVAYQMRTPEFWNAVDGIGGRSSYFVGGSFNDGKGQPSQSNAVSHGCPPVRVRKINVINTGRRG; from the coding sequence ATGAAACGCAGAGAGTTCATCCTCCGTAGCGCAGGGGGCGCCGCGCTGGCGCTCGCGCCGTCGCAGCTCCGCGCCGCGGGGCAGCTGCACGACGACCCGGACTACAAGGCGCTCACCGGCCGGGCGCTGGATGCGGCGCGCGGGGCCGGCGCCAGCTACGCGGACGTGCGCATCACGCGCAACCGCAGCCAGTCCATCGCCACGCGCGAGCGGCGCATCACCGGGTTCGACGACGGGGAGACGTTCGGGTTCGGCGTGCGGGCGCTGGTCAACGGGGCGTGGGGGTTCGCCGCGTCGCGCGACCTGACGCTGGAGGAGGTGGAGCGTGTGGCGCGGTCGGCGGCGTCGCAGGCGCGGGCCAGCGCGGCCACCCTGCGCCGCCCCGTGGAGCTCGCCCCCGCGGAGGTGCACCGCGACGCGACGTGGCGCTCGCCGATCCAGACCGACCCGTTCGACATCCCCATCGAGGAAAAGGTGGCGGTGCTGCTGGGCGCCAACGAGGCCGCGCTCCGGGTGCAGGGTGCCCGCTTCGTCACCTCGTCGATGTTCTTCCTGCGCGAGGAGAAGACGTACGCCAACACCGACGGCTCGTACATCACGCAGACGATCTACCGGTCGTATCCGCAGATGAACGTCACGGCGGTGTCGGCGGACGGGAGCGACTTCCAGACGCGCATGTCCACCGACGTGCAGCCGATGGGGCTGGGATACGAGCACGTGCGCGCATCGCGGCTGGCGGAGAACGCGCCGCGCTGGGCGGAGGACGCGGTGAAGAAGCTCACCGCGAAGCCGGTGGAGCCGGGGCGCTTCGACCTGGTGCTCCTTCCCTCGCACCTCTTCCTGACGATCCACGAGTCGATCGCGCACCCCACCGAGCTGGACCGCATCATGGGGTACGAGGCCAACTTCGCGGGAACGTCGTTCATCAGTCCCATCCAGGACTTCCTGGGGAAGTTCCGCTACGGGCCGGCCAACTTCAACATCCAGGCGGAGCGCAGCGCCCCCGGGTCGCTGGCCACGGTGGGGTACGACGACGAGGGCGTGCGGCCGGACGAGTACCTGATCGTCAAGAACGGCATCCTCAACGACCTGCAGACGACGCGCGAGCAGGCGCCGCTGCTGGCGGACTGGTACCGCCAGCAGGGGAAGCCGGTGCGCAGCCACGGCAACTCGTACGCGCAGAGCTGGAGCGACGTGCAGTTCCAGCGCATGCCCAACGTCAACCTGATGCCCAACCCGGAGCGCGACGTCACGCTGGACGAGCTGGTGGGCGACGTGCAGGACGGCATCCTGATCGAGGGGCGCGGCTCGTACTCCATCGACCAGCAGCGCTACAACGCGCAGTTCGGCGGGCAGACCTTCCACGAGATCAGAAACGGCAAGGTCGGCGGGATGCTCAAGGACGTGGCGTACCAGATGAGGACCCCCGAGTTCTGGAACGCGGTGGACGGAATCGGGGGGCGGAGCAGCTACTTCGTGGGCGGCTCCTTCAACGACGGCAAGGGGCAGCCGTCGCAGTCCAACGCGGTGTCGCACGGGTGCCCGCCGGTGCGCGTGCGCAAGATCAACGTCATCAACACGGGCCGCCGCGGGTAG